A single Alteribacter lacisalsi DNA region contains:
- a CDS encoding ABC transporter substrate-binding protein encodes MKASKSLWGSLLLVPFLLTACGEDDSGENGLDEEAESAGERITIFQDKVEISDQLEELAAEYTEETGVEVEVWGTTGSDYFQQLQVRLNSNQGPSIFSIQQYTELERIHSYAYDMSDEDYVQYIAQDMELEYEGNIYGVPYGLEGFGLVYNKDLVDPSEVTDYESFVQTLQRFEDEDINGISLADNSFFMIGHLSNYPFSLQDDNYEFVQQLNNGEISLTDYEEFQELGLFMEAIRDYAPNPMEVSYDRQIGDFATGQTAMIHQGNWAAPMFDDYELDFEIGMMPFPLSGNDKLAVGVASSWVINNDKSDEEIQAANDFLEWMFTSERGHEYIVEEFEFVPALTNIEADNLDPLSQEVLDAANAEQTLPWSHIYYPANSVRNNLLPPTEEFFLDDSITPEEYIENLDEAWDVAAEEDE; translated from the coding sequence ATGAAAGCAAGTAAGAGTTTATGGGGAAGTCTGCTGCTGGTACCGTTTCTATTAACAGCATGCGGTGAAGATGATTCAGGGGAAAACGGTCTTGATGAAGAGGCTGAATCAGCTGGAGAACGTATTACAATTTTCCAGGATAAAGTTGAGATCTCTGATCAACTGGAAGAACTGGCTGCAGAATATACGGAGGAAACTGGGGTTGAAGTTGAAGTTTGGGGTACGACGGGTTCAGATTACTTCCAGCAGCTTCAGGTAAGATTGAACAGTAATCAGGGGCCTTCCATTTTCAGTATTCAGCAATACACGGAACTTGAGCGAATTCACAGCTATGCATATGACATGAGTGATGAAGATTACGTTCAGTATATTGCACAGGATATGGAGCTGGAATACGAGGGAAACATCTACGGTGTACCATACGGGCTTGAAGGCTTTGGACTTGTCTACAACAAAGATCTCGTTGACCCTTCTGAAGTAACAGACTATGAATCATTTGTTCAGACGCTTCAGAGATTCGAAGATGAAGATATTAATGGAATAAGTCTTGCAGATAACTCTTTCTTTATGATTGGTCATTTAAGTAACTACCCATTCTCACTGCAGGATGACAATTATGAATTTGTCCAGCAGCTTAACAACGGTGAAATCAGTCTTACAGATTATGAGGAATTCCAGGAGCTGGGACTCTTTATGGAAGCAATTCGCGATTATGCACCAAACCCGATGGAAGTTTCCTATGATCGTCAGATTGGAGATTTCGCAACTGGCCAGACTGCCATGATTCACCAGGGGAACTGGGCCGCCCCAATGTTTGATGACTACGAACTTGATTTTGAAATAGGTATGATGCCATTTCCACTTAGCGGAAATGACAAACTGGCTGTTGGTGTAGCGAGCAGCTGGGTTATTAATAATGATAAAAGTGACGAGGAAATTCAGGCAGCAAACGATTTCCTTGAATGGATGTTTACAAGCGAACGTGGTCACGAGTACATTGTTGAAGAATTCGAATTCGTACCAGCTCTGACCAATATTGAAGCAGATAACCTGGATCCTTTGTCACAGGAGGTTCTCGATGCAGCTAACGCCGAGCAGACACTTCCTTGGTCACATATCTACTACCCGGCAAACTCGGTACGAAATAACCTGCTCCCTCCTACAGAAGAATTCTTCCTTGATGACAGCATTACACCGGAAGAATACATCGAAAATCTCGATGAAGCATGGGATGTTGCTGCTGAGGAAGATGAATAA
- a CDS encoding carbohydrate ABC transporter permease, translating into MKQKNTGWYLLFTAPLIIIFALVVLVPFVMGFYYSFFRWDGISANPMTFIGLSNYTALMGDEDFYTSAWLTIKFTIMAVVAVNVLGLGLALLVTSKLKTVNYARAMFFMPNLIGGLILGYIWQFIFSDAFRVLGENFGFESIFRNWLLDSSLAMYALVIVFTWQMAGYMMVIYIAGIQGIPGDTIEAAKIDGANSWQRLKSVIMPLLMPSFTICLFLTLSFSFKIYDVNLSLTDGGPVGSTELFALHIYNEIFGYSNYGYGQAKAVVFFLLIGAVTLTQVYITKKREVEM; encoded by the coding sequence ATGAAACAGAAAAATACCGGCTGGTATCTGCTTTTTACCGCGCCACTTATTATTATCTTTGCCCTCGTGGTGCTGGTTCCGTTCGTCATGGGATTCTATTATTCTTTTTTCCGATGGGACGGGATTTCCGCTAACCCAATGACGTTCATTGGTCTTAGTAACTACACAGCCCTAATGGGTGATGAAGATTTTTATACATCAGCCTGGCTGACAATAAAATTCACAATTATGGCAGTAGTTGCCGTCAACGTACTCGGTCTTGGGCTCGCTCTACTGGTAACTTCGAAACTTAAAACCGTCAACTACGCGAGAGCGATGTTTTTTATGCCGAACCTTATTGGCGGCCTCATTCTGGGTTACATCTGGCAGTTTATTTTTTCTGATGCCTTCCGTGTACTAGGAGAGAATTTCGGTTTTGAGTCCATCTTCCGTAATTGGCTGCTTGATTCATCTTTAGCCATGTATGCACTTGTCATTGTTTTCACCTGGCAAATGGCCGGCTACATGATGGTAATCTATATTGCTGGAATTCAAGGGATTCCCGGAGATACCATTGAAGCCGCAAAAATTGACGGGGCTAACTCCTGGCAACGACTCAAGAGTGTTATTATGCCATTGCTAATGCCATCATTTACAATTTGTTTATTTCTTACACTCTCATTCAGTTTTAAGATCTATGACGTAAACCTGTCATTAACAGATGGCGGACCTGTTGGATCAACGGAACTTTTTGCGCTTCATATTTATAATGAGATTTTCGGATACAGTAACTACGGATACGGTCAGGCGAAAGCAGTTGTATTCTTCCTGCTGATCGGTGCTGTCACTCTGACTCAAGTATATATCACCAAAAAAAGGGAGGTTGAAATGTAA
- a CDS encoding carbohydrate ABC transporter permease produces MKVSKYFKEILLLVSAIIFLSPVYIMFVNSFKTRGELYESVLALPESFSLQYYLEAIDRMNFYNALWNSFYITVISILFLVILSSMTAWMLARTNNTISKVIFMTFIATMLIPFQTIMMPLIQFMSQIMSVTGLPMLNTHGGLIFMHIGFNSALSVFLYHGFVSTIPKSLEEAAIIDGCNKFTLFWKIVFPMLKPITVTVMILNVIQIWNDFLLPSLVLTDTSLRTIPLTTFYFFGQFTIQWNLAMAGLTLTIIPIIIFYLFAQKHIIKGIGEGAVK; encoded by the coding sequence ATGAAGGTCTCAAAGTACTTTAAAGAGATTCTGCTTTTAGTTTCGGCAATTATATTTCTCTCTCCTGTCTACATTATGTTCGTCAATTCATTTAAAACACGCGGGGAACTCTATGAAAGTGTCTTGGCCCTCCCAGAAAGTTTCAGTCTGCAATATTATTTAGAAGCAATTGATAGAATGAATTTTTATAATGCATTATGGAACTCGTTTTATATTACAGTGATCTCTATTTTGTTCCTGGTTATTCTTTCGTCAATGACGGCATGGATGCTTGCAAGAACAAATAACACAATCAGTAAAGTTATTTTTATGACTTTCATTGCAACTATGCTGATTCCCTTTCAGACCATCATGATGCCTCTCATTCAATTTATGAGCCAAATTATGTCTGTAACAGGACTGCCGATGCTGAATACTCATGGTGGACTGATATTCATGCACATTGGATTTAACTCGGCCCTGTCAGTATTTTTGTATCACGGATTTGTCAGCACGATTCCAAAATCATTGGAAGAAGCAGCTATCATCGATGGCTGTAATAAGTTCACCCTGTTCTGGAAGATCGTATTCCCAATGCTTAAGCCAATTACTGTTACAGTTATGATCCTGAACGTAATCCAGATCTGGAATGACTTCCTTCTTCCATCACTCGTACTCACAGATACCAGTTTACGGACTATTCCACTGACCACGTTCTATTTCTTTGGTCAATTTACCATTCAGTGGAACCTTGCTATGGCCGGTTTGACCCTAACCATAATTCCGATCATTATTTTCTATTTATTTGCTCAGAAACATATCATTAAAGGAATCGGCGAAGGTGCTGTAAAATAA
- a CDS encoding YesL family protein, with translation MKFSLINLLWVIINGPFAVITIIMLSTGSFMEMLVPLTLLMILTAFLLFPSTTALFAITREWIMESEQSSLLKRYWALIRENYRTSFRAGSVYAFIWAVWFLDYQYLSSVNDLLGMILIIAGILLFVNTVVFFCFHSHYRMPMKKLFSNSLLVTLGSPVMLLGTIVLGTSFVYFTARFPVVFIFFTGSVFAYLSFYLFFRYTLSVNRRTA, from the coding sequence ATGAAATTTTCATTGATCAACCTTCTATGGGTTATAATTAACGGACCTTTCGCTGTAATCACTATCATCATGCTTTCCACCGGTTCGTTTATGGAAATGCTTGTTCCTCTGACCTTACTTATGATTTTAACAGCATTTTTGCTGTTCCCTAGTACCACTGCACTTTTTGCAATAACGCGTGAATGGATAATGGAATCTGAACAATCGTCACTGTTAAAAAGGTATTGGGCTCTTATACGTGAAAATTACCGGACAAGTTTTCGGGCGGGGAGCGTGTATGCTTTTATCTGGGCTGTCTGGTTCCTGGACTACCAGTACCTTTCATCAGTAAACGATTTACTGGGAATGATTTTGATCATTGCAGGCATCCTTCTTTTTGTAAATACCGTGGTTTTTTTCTGCTTCCACTCCCATTACAGGATGCCGATGAAAAAGCTGTTTTCAAATTCCTTGCTGGTTACTTTAGGCAGCCCGGTTATGCTGCTCGGAACGATTGTACTCGGGACCTCCTTCGTTTATTTTACTGCTAGATTTCCAGTCGTTTTTATTTTCTTCACCGGATCCGTTTTTGCCTACTTATCATTCTATCTGTTTTTCCGGTATACACTCAGTGTGAATCGCCGGACAGCTTAA
- the treR gene encoding trehalose operon repressor, which produces MESKYMVIYTDIVEQIRRKKYKAKKTLPSEHDLMEIYSTSRETVRKGLNLLAQHGFIQKVRGKGSVVLGSDKIDFPVSGLVSFKELAKKMGKTHRTVVQHLSCEHPTENTMNHLNIKKNDEIWVVKRSREIDGEKIIYDKDYINKAYVEHLTEEICENSIYEYLEKELNLKISFAKKEITVRKPDEEEKAYIDLNGENNVVIVRNYVYLSDASLFQYTESSHRPDKFQFVDFARR; this is translated from the coding sequence ATGGAAAGCAAGTACATGGTGATTTATACCGATATTGTGGAACAAATAAGGCGTAAAAAGTATAAAGCAAAAAAAACCTTACCCTCTGAGCATGATCTTATGGAAATTTACAGTACCTCAAGGGAAACAGTCCGGAAAGGACTGAACCTTCTTGCCCAGCATGGCTTTATCCAAAAAGTTCGTGGTAAAGGCTCGGTTGTACTTGGTTCTGACAAAATTGATTTTCCAGTCTCAGGTCTTGTATCGTTTAAGGAACTTGCCAAAAAAATGGGAAAAACTCACCGGACGGTCGTGCAGCATTTATCCTGCGAGCACCCGACAGAAAACACGATGAACCATTTGAATATCAAAAAAAACGATGAAATCTGGGTAGTTAAACGTTCGAGGGAAATTGACGGAGAAAAGATCATTTACGATAAAGATTACATCAATAAAGCTTATGTGGAGCATTTGACAGAGGAGATTTGTGAGAATTCGATCTATGAATATCTTGAAAAAGAGCTGAACTTGAAAATCAGCTTTGCCAAGAAGGAAATCACCGTACGCAAGCCGGATGAGGAAGAAAAAGCATACATCGATTTGAACGGGGAAAATAATGTGGTTATCGTACGAAACTATGTTTATCTTAGTGATGCAAGTCTCTTTCAGTATACAGAATCCAGCCACAGACCCGATAAATTCCAGTTCGTTGATTTTGCAAGGAGATAG
- a CDS encoding alpha/beta fold hydrolase: MRMTVNGNELYYEIHGNPEGETIFFIHGAPGIGDCRGDIQSFSPLGDEYRLVFMDMRGSGRSEGKPPFTHEQWTADIEAMRKELVNGPIRILGGSYGGFLTLEYVLRYPQNVTHVMLRDTAASSEFNQLSIDRALNSDLANISEDDIYRLFEGKVHSDEELKRMFGAILPLYTVEYDEEKAKERLENIYFRHETHNYAFRYNKPEYDLTGRLKEIQVPVLVTVGRHDWVTPVVCSDKIAANVQDATYVIFENSGHSPQVEENEKYLSLVRDFLKVRSGDGSRVTK; the protein is encoded by the coding sequence ATGCGAATGACGGTTAACGGAAACGAGCTTTATTATGAAATTCACGGAAACCCGGAAGGCGAAACGATTTTCTTTATTCACGGAGCCCCGGGAATCGGGGACTGCCGCGGGGATATACAGTCCTTTTCCCCGCTCGGTGATGAGTACCGGCTTGTGTTTATGGATATGAGAGGATCGGGGCGCTCGGAAGGGAAACCGCCGTTTACTCACGAGCAGTGGACTGCCGACATTGAAGCGATGCGAAAGGAACTTGTGAACGGGCCGATCCGTATTCTCGGCGGCTCATACGGTGGATTTCTAACACTTGAGTATGTGCTTCGTTATCCGCAAAATGTAACACATGTGATGCTTCGGGACACTGCCGCGAGCAGTGAGTTCAATCAGTTGTCCATCGACCGGGCGCTGAACAGTGACCTGGCCAACATTAGTGAGGACGATATTTACAGGCTGTTTGAAGGAAAAGTACATTCCGATGAGGAACTCAAGCGGATGTTCGGTGCGATTCTCCCGCTGTATACGGTGGAGTATGATGAAGAAAAAGCGAAGGAACGCCTTGAGAATATCTACTTCCGTCATGAAACTCACAACTATGCGTTCCGGTATAATAAGCCCGAATATGATCTGACAGGACGGCTTAAGGAGATCCAGGTGCCCGTGCTCGTTACGGTCGGTCGCCATGACTGGGTCACCCCCGTCGTTTGCTCAGATAAAATTGCCGCCAACGTCCAGGATGCCACTTATGTAATCTTTGAAAACAGCGGCCACTCACCCCAGGTTGAAGAAAATGAAAAATATCTCAGCCTCGTAAGAGATTTCCTCAAAGTGCGAAGTGGGGACGGTTCCCGCGTTACAAAATGA